The Candidatus Saccharibacteria bacterium genomic interval GGAACAAGCAAATGTATAACTACACTATAACCGACAAACAAACCGTTAAACCTACCGAGGTGGCAATTGAAGCTGCCAGCAAGATACCCCAACTAACTATCTATACCTGTACTCAAGGGGGCACAGCCGATGGGCGAATAGTGCTGGTTGCAAAATCAAAAAGCTAGCGCCTTGTAGCTTTTATGTCTATCTGATAAGCTATAAAAAAACTTATGGTTTATGGTGGTAAGAAAACTGATACAAATATTTGGCCTAGCTCTAACCAGTTTATTGGTGCTGGCTTTTTTTGCAACCAAAGCCCAGGCTGCAACCTTTACGGTTGATAGTGTAGACGATGGCGGCAACACGGGTGGGCCGGGTGTTTGCGACGATGGTGGTGGCAAGTGCACGCTGCGCGCGGCTATAGAGGCAGCCAACACTACAGCTGGAGCCGATGTAATTAATTTTGCTATTCCTGGTGGTGGGGGTGTAAACACCATTACACCGGCCCTGCCATACGAAATAACAGAACAGGTTACAATCGATGGCTCCACTCAAACTGGTGCGAGTTGTGGCACATTAGTGCCAGCTAGCTTGCCGGCGAGTTCAAACACCCCACACGTACTTAAGATTGAAATCGATGGTTCGGGCATGGGTACTGGGTCGGGCTTAGAGCTAAGCTCTGGCTCTGACGGCTCGGTAATACGTGGGTTGGTTGTGAACGATGCGCAGTCTCGGCCAGAAATCCAGATAAATGCCAACAGTGTTACGGTTGAGTGTAACTATATAGGCACAAATGTTAGTGGAACTGCGGCTGGCGCCAGTAATACCGGCAGCGGACTCGAAGCTAGTGGTGCCTCATTGACAATTCAAAATAATCTAATTTCTGCGAATGAGGGTAGAGGAATGTATGTGTCGGCATATTCACCTGGTTCGTTGGTGGCAAACAATTTAGTTGGCGTAACGGCCAACGGGCTAGGCGCACTTGCCAATATGGGCTCTGGCATTGTAGCTAGCCAATATACAACCGTTAGCCATAATATTGTTAGCGGTAATACAACAGATGGGATATTTATACAGGGCTACTTCAACCGCATAACTGATAGCTACATTGGGTTGAGTATGAATGGCTCGGCGCTGGGCAATGGCGGTAGCGGCATAAATACCGACAGAACCAGTAACGATTACCGCATTGGCGGCTCATCGGCTGGCGAGGGCAACATAATTTCGGCCAATGCCAATAATGGCATTTCTATTCGAAGCCAGTCTGGTATTGCGTGTCCAGCGAATCAGATTTCCTACATCTTTGGCAATAAGATTGGTACGAACGTAAGCGGTGAAGCACAGTCTGGTTATGGCAACGGTGGCTCGGGCATATCTGCCAGCGAAACTGTTGGCGGCAGCTGTGTTACAAGTGTATATAAACACCAGATAGGCGGTGGCAACTCTGGAGAAGGTAATGTTATAGCTGGCAACGCTCAGGACGGCGTACGGGTGTATGAATATAATAACCCAGAAGATGATACTGATCATACTGATGTTTTCAGCATCTCGGTGGTGCAAAATAGTATTTTTGGCAACGGCAACCTAGGCATAAACCTGGCGTCGGCCAGTGATCCGTTCAACGACGTTGCAAATGTTGATTTAGGGCCAAATAGTCTAAATAGCTTCTTGATTGACTACCCAGCCAGCCGTGCCAACAACTATCTAAATAGCCCAATCATAAACTCACTCAGTACAAGCGGAAACAATATTACGGTTAACTACAGTTTTCAGGCACCGCCCAGAGTAGTAGAGAACCCCAACTTTCTGCTGGCTTCAA includes:
- a CDS encoding right-handed parallel beta-helix repeat-containing protein, giving the protein MVVRKLIQIFGLALTSLLVLAFFATKAQAATFTVDSVDDGGNTGGPGVCDDGGGKCTLRAAIEAANTTAGADVINFAIPGGGGVNTITPALPYEITEQVTIDGSTQTGASCGTLVPASLPASSNTPHVLKIEIDGSGMGTGSGLELSSGSDGSVIRGLVVNDAQSRPEIQINANSVTVECNYIGTNVSGTAAGASNTGSGLEASGASLTIQNNLISANEGRGMYVSAYSPGSLVANNLVGVTANGLGALANMGSGIVASQYTTVSHNIVSGNTTDGIFIQGYFNRITDSYIGLSMNGSALGNGGSGINTDRTSNDYRIGGSSAGEGNIISANANNGISIRSQSGIACPANQISYIFGNKIGTNVSGEAQSGYGNGGSGISASETVGGSCVTSVYKHQIGGGNSGEGNVIAGNAQDGVRVYEYNNPEDDTDHTDVFSISVVQNSIFGNGNLGINLASASDPFNDVANVDLGPNSLNSFLIDYPASRANNYLNSPIINSLSTSGNNITVNYSFQAPPRVVENPNFLLASNLVGYRLDFYLNNGTQDGAYSGYSQGKTHLGSFVVNGSEAGATHTFTSPVALNPNQNITATATILWQVQNCSGQQDQNGAGPPYGGCGG